One Deltaproteobacteria bacterium DNA segment encodes these proteins:
- the ftsL gene encoding cell division protein FtsL has translation MKRGTTKGKFLRRQQLRSQMGLILLLLLWALASGFGYVWCRMKVVDLGYRLAAAHRTHSRLVDDNKKLSLELARLRSPERVEQVALSRLGLSRPNKNQIVVLP, from the coding sequence ATGAAGCGAGGAACAACAAAAGGGAAATTCCTCCGTCGTCAGCAGCTCAGGAGTCAAATGGGCTTGATATTGCTGCTGCTGCTTTGGGCGCTAGCCAGTGGCTTCGGCTATGTCTGGTGCAGAATGAAAGTGGTGGACCTGGGCTACCGACTGGCAGCAGCGCACCGGACGCACTCTCGGCTGGTGGATGACAACAAGAAGCTCTCTCTCGAACTCGCCCGCCTGAGGTCTCCGGAAAGGGTGGAACAGGTAGCCCTGTCACGACTCGGCCTCAGCCGACCCAACAAAAATCAGATAGTGGTCTTGCCATGA
- a CDS encoding UDP-N-acetylmuramoyl-L-alanyl-D-glutamate--2,6-diaminopimelate ligase, with the protein MTRRSQIQLREFLEDLAVVAIDGDIDIPVTGLSYHTDQVQEGGVFLALKGSRTDGHDFIEQAVARGARAVVVERKLESSANVTTIQVKHTRLALAKMASRYYGFPSQRLTVIGITGTNGKTTTSYLLESLFAACGHNVGVIGTVNIRQPGQSRTAQITTPESLDLQAILRQMLDSGVTHVIMEVSSHGLDMHRVDGTTFAAAIFTNLSQDHLDYHGTMAEYFQAKSRLFSQLLITTRGSAPLAVVNSDDSWGERLCAQVDGPLLRYGLSSSAQVRPSRVTSDLSGIAATVETPTGELLLHSPLLGRVNLYNILAATAVGVGFNVPLPIIRRGLEALARVPGRLERLPCNLGFEVVVDYAHTPDALQKALDALKELPHRRLLCVFGCGGDRDRSKRPLMGRAAAQRADLVIVTSDNPRSEEPKAIMADIEKGIRPLGLPLLSSSSPAELAGASGYLMIEDRARAIEVAIDSASSGDLVYIGGKGHETYQIIGTQRFDFDDRLVAGQALESRVRREKVRTGSSCGKADSPTRLQRHKTARTARIHKEYNTGPGP; encoded by the coding sequence ATGACTAGAAGATCACAAATACAGTTGCGAGAATTCCTCGAAGACCTTGCAGTCGTTGCTATAGACGGGGATATTGATATACCGGTCACCGGGCTCAGCTACCACACGGATCAGGTGCAAGAGGGGGGGGTGTTTCTAGCTCTAAAAGGCAGCCGCACCGACGGGCATGACTTCATCGAGCAGGCCGTTGCCCGGGGAGCTCGCGCCGTGGTAGTAGAAAGAAAGCTAGAGAGTTCAGCAAACGTTACCACTATTCAGGTGAAACACACTCGCCTGGCCCTGGCGAAAATGGCCAGCCGCTACTATGGCTTTCCTTCACAAAGACTCACGGTTATCGGAATAACAGGCACCAATGGCAAGACCACCACCTCCTACCTCCTTGAGTCGCTGTTTGCCGCCTGCGGCCATAATGTGGGCGTCATTGGCACAGTAAACATTCGCCAACCTGGCCAGAGCAGAACGGCGCAAATCACCACACCTGAGTCTCTCGATCTACAAGCTATACTTCGTCAAATGCTGGACTCCGGAGTCACTCATGTAATCATGGAAGTCTCTTCACACGGCCTGGACATGCACCGGGTGGACGGAACCACTTTTGCCGCGGCAATTTTCACCAATCTTTCCCAGGATCACCTGGACTATCATGGCACCATGGCCGAGTATTTTCAGGCAAAATCTCGCCTGTTCAGTCAGCTCCTCATAACAACAAGGGGTTCTGCGCCCCTTGCCGTGGTTAACAGCGATGATTCCTGGGGGGAAAGGCTCTGTGCCCAGGTTGACGGCCCTCTGTTGCGTTACGGACTATCTTCCTCTGCTCAGGTCAGGCCCTCCCGGGTAACCTCGGATCTGTCTGGCATTGCCGCCACAGTTGAGACGCCGACCGGAGAGCTGCTCCTGCATTCGCCTCTGCTCGGTCGGGTCAATCTGTACAATATCCTGGCGGCCACAGCAGTGGGTGTGGGCTTCAATGTGCCGCTGCCCATAATTCGTCGCGGCCTCGAAGCCCTGGCAAGGGTGCCAGGCAGACTGGAAAGGCTTCCCTGCAACCTGGGTTTCGAGGTAGTGGTGGATTACGCCCATACCCCTGATGCCCTGCAGAAAGCGCTGGACGCTTTGAAAGAACTGCCCCACAGGCGATTGCTCTGTGTTTTTGGTTGCGGCGGGGACCGCGACCGCAGCAAGCGGCCGCTCATGGGCAGGGCAGCTGCTCAAAGGGCTGATCTGGTCATAGTAACCTCTGACAACCCGAGAAGTGAAGAGCCGAAAGCCATAATGGCAGACATTGAGAAAGGCATACGTCCCCTGGGATTGCCGCTGCTGTCATCTTCGTCTCCTGCGGAACTGGCCGGGGCCAGCGGTTATCTCATGATCGAAGACCGGGCCCGAGCAATCGAGGTCGCCATCGATTCAGCCTCTTCTGGAGATCTCGTCTATATCGGCGGCAAGGGGCATGAAACCTATCAGATTATCGGTACTCAGCGCTTCGACTTCGACGACCGGCTGGTGGCTGGCCAGGCCCTGGAAAGTCGCGTCCGCAGAGAAAAAGTGCGGACTGGCTCCAGCTGCGGCAAAGCTGACTCTCCAACCAGATTGCAGCGACATAAGACGGCAAGAACAGCCAGGATCCACAAAGAGTACAACACGGGACCTGGCCCTTGA
- the ald gene encoding alanine dehydrogenase has translation MIIGVPKEIKTEEYRVGIVPAGVKLLLNDGHRVLVEQDAGKGAGILDDEYRQAGAEIVSSAAEVYNSAELVMKVKEPLPPEYDFLRPGLVIYTYLHLAPAPELTAVLLEKDVIAIGYETIQQADGSLPLLTPMSEIAGRMAVQVGAHYLEKTEGGRGVLLGGVPGVYRGQVTILGGGVVGTNAAKIAVGMGAKVTVIDINQARLMALDDIFGSTITTLMSNPDTIERSVRDSHLVIGAVLVPGGRAPSLISRDMVSQMKPGTVIVDVAVDQGGCCTTCKPTTHDNPVYFVDSVIHYCVANMPGAVPRTATFALTNVTIVYALIMANEGIEKSLATNEALAAGVNIYRGHVTHEAVARDLDYPFHSLDTLIKA, from the coding sequence ATGATTATTGGCGTACCCAAAGAAATCAAGACCGAGGAATATCGTGTGGGCATCGTGCCTGCTGGCGTGAAGCTGCTTCTCAATGATGGTCATCGGGTACTTGTGGAGCAAGATGCAGGAAAAGGGGCCGGCATTCTAGACGATGAATACCGCCAGGCCGGAGCGGAAATTGTTTCCTCTGCAGCAGAGGTTTATAATTCTGCAGAACTTGTAATGAAGGTCAAAGAACCTCTGCCGCCAGAGTACGATTTTCTACGGCCCGGACTGGTAATCTACACTTATCTGCATTTGGCTCCGGCCCCTGAACTGACTGCCGTGCTGCTGGAGAAAGATGTCATTGCTATCGGCTATGAAACCATTCAGCAAGCTGACGGTTCATTGCCGCTGCTCACTCCGATGAGCGAGATTGCCGGACGAATGGCCGTCCAGGTGGGAGCACACTACCTGGAAAAGACCGAAGGCGGCCGCGGTGTATTGCTTGGCGGGGTGCCGGGCGTCTATCGCGGCCAGGTGACTATTCTCGGCGGCGGGGTTGTGGGCACCAACGCTGCGAAAATTGCGGTGGGCATGGGGGCAAAGGTGACAGTCATTGACATAAATCAGGCAAGACTCATGGCGCTGGATGACATTTTCGGCTCCACCATTACTACTCTCATGTCCAATCCGGACACCATCGAACGATCTGTTCGTGACTCACACCTGGTTATCGGCGCTGTCCTAGTCCCGGGTGGTCGGGCGCCGAGCCTCATCAGCCGTGATATGGTGTCCCAGATGAAGCCTGGTACTGTAATCGTTGATGTGGCGGTGGACCAGGGAGGCTGTTGCACCACTTGCAAACCCACCACTCACGACAACCCCGTTTACTTTGTGGACAGTGTAATCCATTACTGTGTGGCCAATATGCCCGGGGCTGTCCCGAGAACCGCTACTTTTGCCCTCACCAATGTGACCATCGTCTATGCCCTGATCATGGCAAACGAGGGAATAGAGAAATCCCTGGCCACAAACGAAGCTCTAGCAGCAGGCGTCAACATATATCGAGGCCATGTCACCCACGAGGCAGTAGCCCGAGATCTCGACTACCCTTTTCATTCATTGGACACTTTGATCAAAGCTTGA
- a CDS encoding DUF2156 domain-containing protein, whose amino-acid sequence MSSVPSYPDFKPLQLEDQGVISQILQEFPPTTSELTFTNLFVWRHRYQFQWSVVGNALLVIGKYPQGGFFGLPPVGADDLSQPLECLFNKLHSISDTAELHRVPLALAKRYAAALALEWELDRANSDYVYRTETLISLSGRKLHRKRNHLNQFRRRYSYRYQPLTEELIEACLALQEDWCRLRDCQADELLLSEEGAIRELLAHFRALSCKGGALVVDDKVVAFTVGEQLNRSTAVIHVEKADPEYTGSYVMINQQFCLHAWRDFPFINREQDLGEPGLRKAKLSYYPDHLVDKVILRSRR is encoded by the coding sequence ATGTCTTCTGTGCCAAGTTATCCGGACTTCAAGCCCTTGCAGTTGGAGGACCAGGGGGTTATCAGCCAGATACTCCAGGAGTTTCCTCCCACCACTTCGGAGCTCACCTTCACCAATCTTTTCGTCTGGAGGCATCGCTACCAGTTTCAGTGGTCAGTGGTGGGCAACGCCCTTTTAGTCATTGGCAAATATCCCCAGGGCGGTTTTTTCGGTCTGCCTCCTGTGGGCGCCGACGATCTCAGCCAACCTCTCGAGTGTCTGTTCAACAAGCTGCACAGCATCAGTGATACTGCTGAATTGCATCGAGTTCCACTGGCGCTTGCCAAGAGATATGCTGCTGCTTTGGCATTGGAATGGGAGCTCGACCGGGCCAACAGTGATTACGTTTATCGCACTGAAACGCTTATCAGCTTGTCGGGCCGCAAGTTACATCGGAAGCGCAACCACCTGAATCAGTTTCGCAGGAGATATTCCTACCGCTACCAGCCGCTCACAGAGGAGCTGATCGAGGCCTGTCTTGCCCTTCAGGAGGACTGGTGCCGGCTCCGCGATTGTCAGGCCGACGAGCTGTTGCTCAGTGAAGAAGGGGCTATTCGTGAACTGCTGGCCCATTTTCGGGCCCTGTCATGCAAAGGAGGAGCCCTTGTTGTAGATGACAAGGTGGTGGCCTTCACTGTTGGCGAGCAGCTCAATCGTTCTACCGCGGTCATTCATGTGGAAAAGGCCGATCCTGAATATACGGGAAGCTATGTAATGATAAACCAGCAGTTTTGTCTCCATGCCTGGCGTGACTTTCCTTTTATCAATCGAGAACAGGACCTGGGGGAGCCAGGTTTGCGCAAAGCCAAACTCTCTTACTATCCGGACCACCTAGTAGATAAAGTAATCCTGCGCTCGAGGAGATAG
- a CDS encoding transpeptidase family protein, producing MKHSRHAQEQTGRWVRCRLVLVSAGLFVGLTLLLGRSVQLQLLQQDLWTSLAEKQIQRNLRFESRRGDIFDRNEQELAVSVQVDSLAANPRLIGNARAAAAKLAPILGMSRAKLTRKLRRQRSFVWLKHYLSPRKADRIRALGLKGIHFVKETRRYYPNGALAGHTLGFVGLDKKGLEGLERSQDHLLRGHPNTQEGAKDARGGIIYTQGLPESETPAGYSLRLTLDRRIQYLAERELERTVSAFAAKGGVAVVLEPATGEILALAVAPPFNPNSFTSYTPSDWRNRAVTDTFEPGSTFKIFLAAAALEEGVVQPQDIFYCEQGKYRIHGHTIHDAKKYGWLSLARIIQFSSNIGAVKVGEKLGARTYYRYIRAFGFGTPTGIDFPGETGGTVRPPENWTSVDLAAASFGQGISVSALQLAAAVAAVANNGLLMKPYLIKDVLDLHGRVVQQHQPQVVRRVISAATAQRLKKILVRAVSPEGTGSHAALAHYSTAGKTGTAQKSSLRKQGYASDRYTASFVGFTPVDQPKIVVAVVINEPSKGHYGGVVAAPAFRRIASQTLHCLHVPPDREERSLAYHFQETRIKTDFPEVRSVLYSENDGSSSHHMPDVRGLSLRAALDQLADISLPVTVKGSGRVVKQSPKPGADLTRIRSCRLVLRDD from the coding sequence ATGAAACATAGCCGCCATGCCCAAGAACAGACAGGCCGCTGGGTGCGTTGCCGCCTGGTGCTGGTGTCAGCAGGGCTTTTTGTAGGCCTGACGCTCCTTCTTGGCCGCAGCGTGCAGCTGCAGCTCTTGCAGCAGGACCTCTGGACCAGCCTGGCGGAGAAACAGATTCAAAGAAATCTCCGCTTCGAATCCAGGCGAGGTGATATCTTTGATCGCAACGAGCAGGAACTGGCAGTAAGCGTTCAGGTCGACTCACTAGCTGCCAATCCCCGTCTAATAGGCAATGCCCGAGCCGCAGCCGCCAAACTGGCTCCCATTCTTGGCATGTCGCGCGCCAAGCTGACTAGAAAACTGCGACGCCAGCGCTCCTTTGTCTGGCTCAAGCATTATCTGTCGCCCCGCAAGGCCGACAGAATACGCGCTCTGGGTCTCAAGGGTATTCATTTCGTCAAGGAAACCCGACGCTATTACCCCAACGGCGCCCTCGCAGGCCATACCCTTGGCTTTGTGGGCCTGGACAAGAAAGGCCTGGAAGGGTTGGAGCGCTCTCAGGACCATCTGTTGCGAGGCCATCCCAATACCCAGGAAGGAGCCAAAGATGCCAGGGGCGGTATTATTTACACCCAGGGGCTGCCCGAGAGCGAAACCCCAGCAGGCTATTCACTGCGGCTCACACTGGACAGGCGAATACAGTACCTAGCCGAACGAGAATTAGAAAGGACAGTATCTGCCTTTGCTGCAAAAGGTGGCGTAGCAGTGGTTCTGGAGCCTGCAACGGGAGAGATTCTGGCGCTGGCAGTAGCGCCCCCCTTCAACCCAAACAGCTTTACCAGTTACACCCCCTCCGATTGGCGCAACAGGGCAGTGACTGACACCTTCGAGCCGGGCTCAACCTTCAAGATCTTCCTGGCAGCCGCTGCCCTGGAGGAAGGCGTGGTTCAACCACAGGATATCTTCTATTGCGAGCAGGGAAAATACCGCATCCACGGACACACTATTCACGACGCCAAGAAGTACGGCTGGCTGTCGCTCGCAAGAATCATTCAATTTTCCAGCAATATCGGCGCGGTAAAAGTGGGAGAGAAGCTGGGTGCCAGAACCTATTATCGATACATAAGAGCATTCGGTTTCGGCACTCCAACCGGCATAGATTTTCCGGGCGAAACCGGAGGTACAGTGCGACCTCCTGAAAACTGGACCAGCGTTGATCTGGCAGCAGCAAGTTTTGGCCAGGGAATATCAGTCTCGGCTCTCCAGCTCGCAGCGGCTGTGGCAGCGGTGGCCAACAACGGCTTGCTTATGAAGCCATATCTGATCAAAGACGTTCTCGACCTTCACGGCCGCGTCGTGCAACAGCATCAACCTCAGGTGGTCAGACGGGTGATCAGTGCGGCCACTGCCCAGCGGCTCAAGAAAATTCTTGTCAGGGCTGTAAGTCCAGAAGGCACAGGCTCTCATGCAGCTCTGGCCCACTACAGCACTGCAGGCAAGACCGGCACAGCCCAAAAGAGCAGTCTGCGGAAACAGGGCTATGCCTCGGACCGTTACACTGCCTCTTTCGTGGGTTTCACTCCTGTGGATCAGCCCAAAATAGTGGTGGCGGTGGTCATAAACGAACCCAGCAAAGGTCACTACGGTGGTGTGGTGGCTGCTCCTGCCTTCCGTCGAATAGCCTCCCAAACACTGCACTGCCTTCACGTACCTCCTGACAGAGAAGAAAGATCTCTTGCCTATCATTTTCAAGAGACCCGAATCAAGACAGACTTTCCTGAAGTACGGTCCGTGCTCTACAGTGAAAACGATGGCAGCAGCAGCCATCATATGCCCGATGTAAGGGGCCTGAGTCTAAGAGCTGCCCTGGATCAGTTGGCGGACATCTCTTTGCCCGTGACTGTAAAAGGCAGTGGCCGGGTAGTAAAACAGAGCCCCAAACCTGGCGCAGACTTGACTAGAATTCGCTCGTGTCGTTTGGTTCTGCGGGATGACTAG
- the mraZ gene encoding division/cell wall cluster transcriptional repressor MraZ, protein MFRGRFHHTLDAKGRLRIPTRFREILQKQFNDQLIITNLDRCLIAYPLPEWEKVEEQVGGLSKMSPDIRAFQRFFISGATECSFDKQGRILIPQTLRDYAKLEREVVIAGVLKNFEIWSKPLWDEEIRNSQENFRQIAESVSSYGV, encoded by the coding sequence ATGTTCCGGGGCCGCTTCCATCATACCTTAGATGCCAAGGGGCGTCTACGCATTCCCACACGGTTCCGGGAAATTCTGCAGAAGCAATTCAATGATCAGCTGATCATTACCAATCTTGACCGTTGTCTCATTGCCTACCCTCTGCCTGAGTGGGAGAAGGTGGAAGAGCAGGTGGGAGGACTCTCCAAAATGAGTCCTGATATCAGAGCATTCCAACGGTTTTTCATCTCTGGCGCCACAGAGTGCTCATTCGACAAACAGGGAAGAATTCTAATCCCGCAAACACTGCGGGATTACGCCAAATTAGAGCGCGAGGTGGTCATTGCTGGCGTGCTCAAGAATTTTGAGATCTGGAGCAAGCCCCTGTGGGACGAGGAAATACGGAACTCCCAGGAAAATTTCCGCCAGATTGCCGAAAGCGTATCCAGCTACGGCGTGTAG
- the rsmH gene encoding 16S rRNA (cytosine(1402)-N(4))-methyltransferase RsmH, with translation MPLLHHRPVLVEETVELLNCKPGSCVVDCTIGGGGHARAILTKIAPNGLLLGMDWDKDALTRARFTLRDYQNSIILVRENFCRLAQVLAKHGMREVDGILLDLGLSSFHLEQPERGFSFNSPGPLDMRMDTRKTTTAADLVNNLPEKELASLIHRLGEERWSARIARAIVRKREQQPITTTTELSKIIVAAVPRGKKGRWHHPATRTFQALRLAVNEELDNLQDFLAQVLTCLRPAGRLAVISFHSLEDRLVKHTFVNWSRSCRCPKQVVVCRCQGPLVRLITRKPVMPTEEEVAANPRSRSARLRVVEKLEPV, from the coding sequence TTGCCTCTGCTGCATCACCGCCCCGTGCTTGTGGAGGAGACAGTAGAGCTCCTCAACTGCAAGCCCGGCAGCTGTGTGGTGGACTGCACCATAGGCGGTGGAGGACATGCTCGTGCTATCCTGACAAAGATTGCACCGAACGGCTTGTTGCTTGGTATGGACTGGGATAAGGATGCCCTGACACGGGCAAGATTCACTCTCAGGGACTACCAGAACAGCATCATACTGGTGCGAGAGAATTTCTGCCGCCTTGCCCAGGTGCTCGCCAAGCACGGTATGCGAGAGGTGGACGGCATACTCCTGGACCTGGGGCTCTCTTCTTTCCATCTGGAGCAGCCAGAGCGCGGCTTCAGCTTCAATTCCCCAGGGCCCCTGGATATGAGGATGGATACCAGAAAGACAACCACTGCCGCTGATCTGGTCAACAACTTGCCCGAAAAAGAGCTCGCCTCCCTGATTCACAGATTAGGGGAAGAGCGGTGGAGCGCTCGAATCGCTCGGGCAATTGTCAGGAAAAGAGAACAACAACCTATTACCACAACTACTGAATTGAGCAAAATAATAGTGGCTGCTGTTCCCAGGGGGAAAAAGGGTCGCTGGCATCACCCTGCAACCAGAACGTTTCAGGCACTGCGCCTGGCTGTAAATGAGGAACTGGACAACCTCCAAGATTTTCTTGCTCAGGTGCTGACCTGTCTTCGTCCGGCAGGCAGACTGGCAGTTATTAGTTTCCATTCTCTCGAAGATCGATTGGTAAAGCATACCTTTGTCAATTGGAGTCGCAGCTGTCGTTGTCCGAAACAGGTAGTCGTCTGTCGCTGTCAGGGTCCACTCGTCCGGCTGATAACTCGCAAACCTGTTATGCCCACAGAGGAAGAAGTGGCTGCCAATCCTAGATCACGAAGTGCCCGCTTGCGGGTAGTTGAAAAGCTGGAGCCCGTATGA
- a CDS encoding NAD-dependent deacylase: protein MTIANKDVQQVRCWLQRARRVTVLTGAGISAESGVPTFRGQDGLWRGYRATDLATPEAFDRDPQLVWAFYHWRRQLLAALEPNAAHHALVLVESKKEQFSLITQNIDDLHRRAGSSNILELHGNIWQIRCTACSVVRWNRELTLPPLPICRDCGALLRPHVVWFGEPLEAAILESAIAACRSCDLMLVIGTSAVVQPAASLALVAQEHGARIVEINLEATPYTDRFDCCLRGKAGTLVPELVRDL from the coding sequence ATGACAATCGCCAATAAAGACGTGCAGCAAGTTCGTTGTTGGCTACAACGCGCCAGACGCGTTACGGTGCTCACCGGCGCCGGTATTTCCGCTGAAAGCGGCGTGCCCACCTTTCGCGGGCAGGACGGACTCTGGCGGGGCTACCGGGCTACTGACCTGGCTACGCCTGAGGCATTCGACCGCGACCCCCAACTCGTCTGGGCTTTTTACCATTGGCGCCGCCAATTGCTTGCGGCCCTTGAACCAAATGCAGCTCACCACGCTCTCGTTCTGGTCGAAAGCAAAAAGGAACAGTTCAGCCTTATTACTCAAAATATCGACGATCTGCATCGCCGGGCAGGCAGCAGCAACATCCTGGAATTGCATGGCAATATCTGGCAGATCCGCTGCACTGCCTGCAGCGTGGTGCGCTGGAACAGGGAACTCACTTTGCCGCCATTGCCCATTTGCCGGGATTGCGGCGCACTCCTTCGTCCTCATGTGGTCTGGTTTGGTGAACCTCTGGAAGCGGCCATACTGGAAAGCGCCATTGCCGCCTGTCGTTCCTGTGATCTGATGCTGGTAATCGGCACCTCCGCTGTTGTGCAACCGGCCGCCTCTCTGGCCTTAGTCGCCCAGGAGCATGGCGCCCGCATCGTTGAGATCAATCTGGAGGCAACTCCTTACACCGACCGTTTTGATTGCTGTTTGCGAGGCAAGGCAGGAACCCTGGTGCCGGAATTGGTACGAGATTTGTAA
- the mltG gene encoding endolytic transglycosylase MltG — protein MTDTKAIGTKSVARLMGKWLLLLLVLGCLWLGGNVFYFLNSPASRTAATIVITISPGMSLDEVAGLLQCKGLVRSARKFSLLVRVKGLARSIKAGEYELSTGLRPGQLLDKLVQGSVMVHQVTFPEGVTVSQIARILESAGLARAEHVLAAANDRKIAEALGIPAASLEGYLFPDTYRFARDLPASRILQTMVARFKHYFGEAYEAKARKLGLTRHQVVILASIVEKETAVASERPLIAGVFLNRLKRGIPLQSDPTVIYGLPGFDGNLTRADLKADTPYNTYTRKGLPAGPICNPGAAALKAVLYPTATPYLYFVAKKDGTHYFSATLAEHNAAVARYQKRR, from the coding sequence ATGACTGACACAAAGGCCATTGGAACAAAGTCTGTTGCTCGTCTCATGGGCAAATGGCTGTTGCTGCTGCTAGTGCTGGGCTGTCTGTGGCTCGGTGGCAATGTTTTCTATTTCCTCAATTCTCCCGCCAGTCGGACAGCCGCCACCATTGTCATCACCATCTCCCCGGGCATGAGTCTAGATGAGGTTGCTGGACTGTTGCAGTGCAAAGGTCTGGTACGCAGCGCCCGGAAGTTCAGCCTGCTGGTAAGAGTAAAGGGGCTCGCCCGGTCGATCAAAGCTGGAGAGTATGAGCTGTCCACAGGCTTGCGCCCCGGCCAACTGCTCGATAAGTTGGTGCAGGGATCGGTGATGGTTCATCAGGTAACCTTTCCCGAAGGAGTTACCGTCAGCCAGATCGCCCGCATTTTAGAAAGTGCAGGTTTGGCCCGGGCTGAGCACGTGTTAGCAGCAGCCAACGATCGGAAGATAGCGGAGGCATTGGGTATCCCCGCTGCCAGCCTCGAGGGCTACCTCTTTCCGGACACATACCGGTTCGCCCGTGATCTGCCAGCTTCCCGCATCCTGCAAACCATGGTGGCGCGGTTCAAGCATTATTTTGGCGAGGCTTATGAGGCAAAGGCCAGGAAACTTGGCCTGACCCGCCACCAGGTAGTCATCCTCGCCTCCATCGTGGAGAAAGAAACAGCTGTGGCCAGTGAACGCCCCCTGATCGCAGGTGTATTTCTCAACAGGCTGAAAAGAGGAATACCCCTGCAGAGCGATCCCACTGTCATTTATGGACTGCCAGGCTTTGACGGCAACCTCACTCGCGCTGATCTCAAAGCAGACACGCCATACAATACCTATACCAGAAAGGGTTTGCCTGCTGGTCCCATCTGTAATCCAGGCGCAGCAGCACTCAAGGCAGTACTATATCCCACTGCCACTCCCTACCTTTACTTTGTGGCCAAAAAAGACGGCACTCACTACTTTTCCGCCACTCTTGCCGAGCACAATGCTGCGGTAGCTCGCTATCAGAAGCGACGCTGA
- a CDS encoding ATP-grasp domain-containing protein has translation MKHSKVALGKRLRHCQAVITLGLRPNMDDYTEGELELLRRAETVYYPTMLYEDVFLALGKRVFPSNYYRFMGDKIKQTELFNILQIPHPRTKIYSDVTVEPQRVLQDFSLPVIAKIPRGSSRGRGVFLMRSLEDLRDYLARVSPAYIQEYLPIDRDLRVVLLGKKAVHAYWRIARPGEFRTNVSQGASVSFAQIPRGALRFAERVVQMCNFDEVGLDICVHKGEFLVLEANMVYGLMGFQLADLDIYQLLGSRILEGE, from the coding sequence ATGAAACACAGCAAGGTGGCACTGGGCAAAAGGCTCCGCCATTGCCAAGCAGTAATAACCCTGGGCTTGCGCCCCAATATGGATGACTATACTGAGGGCGAGCTCGAGCTTCTGCGCCGAGCCGAAACTGTTTACTATCCCACCATGCTTTATGAGGATGTGTTCCTGGCGCTGGGCAAGCGAGTTTTTCCGTCAAACTATTATCGCTTCATGGGCGACAAGATAAAACAGACCGAGCTTTTTAACATTTTGCAGATCCCCCATCCTCGCACCAAAATCTACAGTGATGTCACTGTGGAGCCCCAGAGAGTGTTGCAAGATTTTTCTCTGCCAGTGATCGCCAAGATCCCCCGGGGTTCCTCCAGAGGCAGAGGCGTGTTTCTCATGCGCAGCCTGGAGGACCTTCGAGATTATCTTGCGCGGGTGTCGCCAGCCTACATTCAGGAATACCTTCCCATCGACCGTGACCTGCGTGTGGTTCTGCTAGGCAAGAAAGCCGTACATGCCTACTGGCGCATAGCCAGGCCCGGCGAGTTCAGAACAAACGTCAGTCAGGGAGCCAGTGTCTCTTTTGCACAAATTCCTCGAGGAGCCCTCCGCTTCGCTGAAAGAGTAGTGCAGATGTGCAACTTTGACGAGGTCGGACTGGACATATGTGTTCATAAAGGAGAATTTCTGGTGCTCGAGGCCAACATGGTCTATGGACTCATGGGATTCCAGCTGGCTGATCTCGACATCTATCAACTGCTCGGCAGCCGTATACTCGAAGGGGAATGA